A region of the Passer domesticus isolate bPasDom1 chromosome Z, bPasDom1.hap1, whole genome shotgun sequence genome:
ATATTTATGCTGGAACAACTGCATCTGGCTGCTATTTGGGTACTTACTAACACTCCTTGCTTAGTTTTGTTGTGTACTTTCGCCAATAATTGCTTCAAACTTCAATAATCTGCAGTTTTTGTAATTGTTTTATGATGCTAATTAGCATGCCTCTTTTACATATGcttgttttccatttgtttttatCAGATTGCATTTGGCAGCAGtgggaaaaataattattttttaatatattggaAAATAGTACAATTAGATGCAtgttttaattagtttttaGCAGTTGCTTTGGCTTTCAGGTTGGGAGTAGACTACATGATTTATATCTTATTATTTTACTCAATAATATATTCCGAAAAATTTGATTTTGCTGAAGAAATAAGAATTGCAGGGCCTAATGGAAGCCCTAGATAATAAGCATATTCTCTTTCAGCTTTGTAAGGACCTCTTCGTTAAAATTTCATAGCTTGGTTTAACTTTTCTGACATTAAATTTTTATCACCTCTTGCTTAACTGAAGTTTAACTGCAGTATATATGCTCTTGCTCATATTCCAGTATGAGAAAGGCAGCTGAATGATTGGGTATCCATATTTGACTCCAGAAAACATAATTATTCATCAATTTTATTAtgctggggaggaaaaaatataaaaccattCTAAAAGGACTGAATATTCTGAAGCGTATTACACAGAGATTatactttctttaaaatattccagTTATTTATCTGTGTTTGCCCACATAAATTGGTTGTTATAATAGTAACCACAGGGCAAAGTTTTGCAACTTGCTGGCACTACAATGGCCTGTGCTTTTATAGCACAGATGGATGAAATCATCTTGGTCACGCTGCAATCAGAGATAAAATAATCATTTTGTAAATACTTTAAGTCTAGGGAAGGTTAAGCTTTGGTTTCAGTGCTAAGTCTGCTGAGATAAACTCAGGGAGCTTTTGTGTTGGGCTTTCTACCCAAGAGGACAACAGCATAGAGTTTGTGTTCTCCTCCTGCACATTTCATTTCCCCTGGAACCATGATACTGGGTGgttaattttaaacaaaagtCTGTGAGACAAGGGGAAAATCAGCAGGTCCTTTGTGACACAGTTTCATCAAACCTAGGGTGTGATTTGTGTGCTGCCCAGGGGTTGCATCAGTAGGTGGTTTCTGAGTGTGGTGCTGCCtgcaaggacagggacagcacagtgCCTGAAGCAGAGAATATTGGGGTAATGGACTGAGTGAAATCTGCAGAGATGGATAACTCACGTTGTCTTGTCTGTGGGTGTTGTCAGTGCAGGAAAGTGCTTAGAAGTAGTGCATTCCTTATGGTTATTTCTGCATATTGAATTAAATACTCCTGTGAAGTGCAAGACCACAAGGTGGTAACCACAACTCTGCTGCTATTTTTCCTCTTCTACTGCCCAAGTGTAGTAAATTTAATGCTGAGGGACAACCTTGTCTACAATGAGGTTTGCAGTGCAATTGTTGTCATGATTCCCTGCCACAGCCACATAGGTAACTTTTAACTTTCAATCAACACTTACTAAAGTACATTAAACTTCAGTTTATACCCGGATGGGAGTACATTCAGACATCCCTAGCTGTACCTATTGATTTCCAACTACTGTGTATTCCCATGAGTATTTATTTCAATACAAGCCACTGCTGTTAATCCCAACACAATAAAACTTGCAGGAGTACTAATTCTTTACGGTTTATTATATGGAGTTTTTACTGAGATATGTTATGATCAGGAAATAATACTGAGGCTTTTTTTGAAGGCCTAGTTTTGGGAAGGATTTAAAACAGCCTATGGGCATGTAGCTCTCAAAGTCTTGATTTTCCAAAGACATTGGAAAAACCTTGTCTCATGCAAGTTCAGGTGACTAAAATACCTCATTGGTGCTGCAGGTGATGTGGTGGTGCTCCACAGAGGAGGGGCATGGAGGGAATGAGACAGAATGGAGCAAATGAGGTGTTCCTGCTATGTCAGAAATACACCAAATGCAGATGTAGAAGATTTCAGCATGTGGAATTAAAGCTTGCACTGTctaaaaacagaataaaatgcCAGTGCTGGTTCTTTCTGGCATTGCAGCACGAGTCTCAGGAAGTTAGTTGTCATTTCACCCTCATGGGGACCCAGTTAAGAGACAGCACCAGTTTCTCCATGTGCTGAGATCTCTTTGTAGTGGGAGTGAGGCTCACGGGATCTGCCATAAGCCAGTCAACACTAGTcaaaaattgaaattaataCATGTTCATCAGAGCAACCCCGTGTAAACAAATGAACAGCAACACATCTATGTTGTCCAAGTAGCTTGGTATGTGAATGCAGTTTTTTTAAAGGATCCTGAGCAATGTATAACTCTTGCAGCAGCTTTTAATTACATCAGTTGGAGCAGCCAGATGTAGgttgctgctctctgtgaatTCAGCTGGGCCATGAGAATTACTTCAGATGTGAGGAGTGAAGCCGCCTAATTCAGGAATAGATTCTCATTTCCAAACTCGTGAGCAGATTTTGGACTGCTCACATCTGCCCTTTCAAAGTGCAGATAAACGTGTCATTGAGAGCGCGTTTCCGCGGAAGGGCAGATGCCATTACAGCCATGCATATCTGGGGAAGCCCCCAACAAAGAGCAATTATATACAATTATATACCGCCCCACTTGGCTGGCTGGTAGCACATTTCATGAGTATACATTTACAGCCCCTGCTGAAGAGGCAGCAAGTGTGCCCTGCTGCCATTTTGCAGTGCCCGGTGCCGCCCCgggaagcagctgcaggagtTCATGGGAACGCTGTGAGCTGTCAGAgcagctgtctgtctgtctgtcccgcAGGACTGATCGAGTTAATCAGTTGATAGGCAGTatctggctgtgctgagagcaGCCGCTCCTGGATCCGGCCCCGCCGCGTTCCTAGACCCGCAGGAGCCAGGGGGAATTGAGACTTCCCTGgtttctggagctggcagaacttctgctgagcacagaggctggggatggCAGCGTGTTGTCCTTTGTGAAGAGTCTGTGCATTATTTATGACATGATGGGGCAGAAGGGGTGTCTGGTTGGGCTAAAATGCTAAATTAAATATGATTTCGGGAAAGCTGTGGTGCAAGAGGAGACCAAGCAGTCTCATGGTTGGGACAGGAGGGCTGGCTTTGGGTGTGGGATCGCTGCTCCCTCATCACAGAAAGGGTGGGTTTCAGGGATGCTGAAATCTCTCCTCTACAGGCTGCAGGGTCAGAGCATCTCTGGTGATGCTTCTTAGCAGCGTGCCCTGTTGGACCCCATTAAGTTAGATACTGAAACTCCTTCAGATAGCTAACCCTGCCTAAAGCATGTGTTCAGACTGGCAGCTCTGTGCATGTTCTGGAGTTCATATGACCCATGGAGACTTCTAAATAAGATAATATATTTTGTTCTGGTTTGCTGTTGGTTTGGTAGGTTTTGGTCACCAGGTTTTTGATCTCCATATTGGAACACTTGTGTGTGTTCCAGTGGCTTTCTTTCTACTAgaacttttcatttttctctcctAATCTCCTGCTAGTGCCATACTGAACTAGAATAGTGTGGTTCTCTTATATAATTCTCCTTAACTAGATAGATTTGATAATCAGAGGTTGAAAACATTACCTTTTTGTGACATAGGAAGAAAGCATGTGCACATCAACAGAGATGTGCCTCAGGCTGCGTGGAAATGAAGGCTCTGATGTTCCCTAAAATATGCTTGGAGAAGGAAATGCCAATGTATTATCCCTTCCTAAGTGCtaaatatttacctttaattaaATACCACTACTCGGCCAGCTGGGTTGAGCATTATGAACACAGGAGACAGAAGTTCATCAGAATTCCAGAACAAAGAGTGAATTTATTGCATTtgccttcacttttttttttttttgagctcaCACTAAATCAGATTTGCAAATGACCATAGCAGAGAGGAGGTGAAataaagctttttgaaataagCAATTGCCTCTTACACCACCTGGTGTTGTTACACTGACCAGGATGTCAGTTGAGACACTTAagagaaaccccaaaaatataaaaataataaaaagtttAAGAAAAGGGTTTGTAGGTTGCACTTTCTGCCTGTTACTGATACTTTGCTCTTTAGTAAGTAGCCAAATATTGCAGCAGTTTCTCAAGAATTGTGTCTTGAATTTGTGTTTGCTGTCAACAACAGAACTTTACTTCTCAATCCTAGGGCAATTTCATCAATTTCTTCAGAATTTACCATATAACTAGCACTTCTGAAAGTGTATTTATAATAAAGATGTTTTCAGTTCACAATCAGAGCATTATTTGAAAGTAAAAATCAGTTATCATAGTGCAGGTGGGGTTAACTGTGTATTTCTAAGATCTGTTAAATTTGGCCTGTAGCCTTTAAAAAGTGGTATATTAACACACCTACTGCACATTTTGTGTTATTCTTTGTCTTGGCTACTACTGGTTTCCTTGCCAGTGACCTCTTTCACCTCTGCTTTATTACTACCACAATATTCCATTGATGGAAAGGTTTTCTGGCTCGTTGTAGGTTTCATTTTTGGTGTTGTCTAAGTGGTCACCCGTTTTTTCCAGAACTTCCACTTCGAGAGGAGTTCTGCACAGCAGAGATGtaattctttgttttcctgatTCTCTTCCATAGTCTGCCATCTTCAACTTCCAGAGTCTGCTGACTGTGATCCTGCTGCTCATATGTACCTGTGCCTACATCAGATCCTTGGCTCCCAGCTTACTGGACAAAAATAAATCCGGGTATGTGGCCTGATCATTCCTAACATCCACAAGCTGTGTGTGTTCAACTGCAGCCTTTCAGCATCTCCTGATGAAGTCTGTGATAATGCAGATCCTGCTTTGaaaattttctctctttaaagataaaaatcttaattttctaCCTCACAATAGGGTGCAATAAGGTATTGGCAAGCACTTAGTTGCAATTTTATTGAAAGAATTTATTAGCCTTCTAACCTTGCTAATACTGCTTTATTAATCTTCTAGATTTGTAGCTTCGTTGTTAGATGCTTATTAGAGATACAGAAAtgagagacagaaataaaaccTTCTCCTACATGTGGCTATTGttgcaataatttatttttgattcCTAGGGTGGGTGAGAAACCAGCAGAAACTGGCTTTTGGCTTGTTTTCAAGATAGGTGCTTTGCAGATAGAAGTTTGAAACACAGCTTTAGCAATAATCTGTAACTAAAAGacaactaaaaatattttttaaaataagcaacACACTCCTCTTGTGTGGTCTGTTCAAATCATGGTTTTGTATTCTCTAAGGTGAGGGAATTTCTGGAGGAGTTTTTGAAAACTTGTACAAACCTAACTTTGGTTTTTAATCATATGGATGCTTCTGTGATCAGCAGAACTGTGATGTAAGTGTGGTGGGTGTTGAGTAACCATTGGGCAGTTGTGGCACAGAAATGTCTGGGGCTGTCCACAGAGCTTCAGTCATGCTGTCACCTCAGCCTAGTGCAAAGGAGATGATATTTGTAGAAGCAGGAGGTAATTCTAGGTGGAAAAACAGGCTTTTGGATGCTGAGTGTTTGACTTCTCCACTTTTGCCATTAGGTCATTTCCTGTTAAATAAAGTTTTCTTCTTCCCTAAGTGTCTTCCATCACTTTGGCATTTAAATTCAGAAGTGTCCAGTTTTAAATAGTGTTGTGACCAAGAACCCTGAGTGTTTGTCTTCTGAAAACCTTCGTTGTAATTAATCTCCAGGGTTGCTGTTTTATTatccatgttttttttttaattttaacagtGTAAGATACCCAAACTGCgccggctttttttttttcttaatttggaGCTCTAACATGAAAACACTTGTGTCCTTTTATATGAGGCCATGAAATTGTCACTGACATGAGAGATTTCTTTGGATGGAAGTAAAGATGGAAGAAAGGATGACTTCATGAAGGACAGGGAGTGGGGGGATGAGGGGAGTTTGGGTGTCTGCTGCTGGAAGATAACACAATAGTCAATGAAGTACACACAGTAAGAAGTAAGAATGTTTATTTTACTGATTAAAATTTTAGTGCTGTTCTTGGCAAGGAGTATTTCCTTTAATCTGGAGCTACTCTGTTTATTCTTGAGGCAAATCTGTCTGGAGTACAATAGAACTCTCTTCATAAAACATTTCCAAGGGGTGCTGACACTGTGGAGGAGTTGGGCGTTTGATGTGTAGGTTTGTATTTATGTAGATGTAGGACATACcattttgttttatatatatatatttgtagaCTACTTTGTACTGGAGAATAAAACCTTGGCCTGGAAGCAATGAAAGTTGTTTCCTGTATGGTAGATGTTTACATGGAGCTCATATGGTGCTAAACTCCTTTCCCTCTTCTAACATACTCCATGCTCCAGTGGAAATGTCTGGACACGTGGGATAAAACAATTTCTGGTGATATTTCAGTTTGCCACAGAGATGCTCTTACCTCATCATTCCTGCTCCAAATTAAAGGCATAAAAAAGTagcaataaaatattaaagtgaCGGAGAGGAGGAATGCTGATAGTTATTCACTATTTCTAAGTGAGTGGTAACTTTGCTGAGTATTTAGGTCTGTTGATAATAAGTGAAGAAACATATTTCTGTTGGTTGAGAGATGCCATTTAACAGTGATGTCACCCATCCTCATAACCCTGTATTTCCTCCCCCTCATTTCTGCCAAAGTGTGTCTTTTCCTACCAAGCCAAACAACCTTAAACCTTCATTTTCCCTGAATGTTTCCATGTGCTCAGTCGTGAGCAGCAGTGTTAAAGGCTGGGAAAGCAAGTGGAGATTTACTGTTTCATGCTGACTAGTGGAGAATGTGCACCACAACATAATTCTCTCCTCCCTGCTAACCAGAAAGATGTGTTAGCTCATGTGCAGCAGAGATCCCCTTTGATTTTCCATGGGGATGTCTCACACTCCCTCCTGCAGTGGCACTGGGCGTCTCCTGGTGAACACATGGCATTTTGCAGCACACCCAGCCGTAGCAGTTGTTGTCCAAGGCTCCACCACCTCCTCCTCAGCTTAAGAGGTTCCatttaatttgggttttttgtcctCCAGGTAACCACCACGACTTTTCACAATGAGGGCTTTTAGCATTGAGCACTGAGAGCCAGGAATCTGCAGCAGGTCGTGCACattggggctgtggctgccagaCAGAGCAGGGATCCCAGCCCACACCTCCAGCTGCATCCAAACAAGGATGGAGCAGAACACGAAGGGTGGAGAAGGAATAGTGCAGTTACaccaaggagctgctgcagggggaaTTGCTTTGGAGCAGAGTTATTCAGGGCAGCATCACTTCTGTAATAAGCAAGCAGATTTTGACTTGAAGAGGTTCTTGTGGAACTGGGGTGTGCACTAATGGAAAAaccaggggagcaggaggtcTGCAcaggcttttcctgcagtgggaaCTCCCCAGTTCTTCCAGAGGGTTCATTACCAGAAGGTCCAGAATTCAGTCTccttctgctcagcagcaggctGTGTGGACAAACAGAGGTAATGAGCTGTTCCAGAAGCACAAAAGCCTCTTAGGATGTTCTGGTGTCATCATGGGAAGGCTGGTCAGCCCTCATGTCAGTGGCTTCAGGTTCATAAATTGTTAATTGCAGTTGTTAAGGGCAGCTGGTGAAACCCATCCTCTGTTTTGTACCTGGCACATCAGGTAGGAAAATTTCTGTTTTCACCAAGGGGTTTTGTAGGGCAATGTGCAGTAGTGGGTTCACATTAATCAAGAAATCactgagaagaggaaaaaatacccCTGCTGAGATGGTGAGGCAAATTCAACAGACTTCTAGGCTGCCTGAAAGGGTTAatattctttttcccatgcaagaTTCTTCAAAAGCATATGTATAGAATGGtagtgttttatttctttgagcTCCTGGGCAAGCTTTTGAGTGATAGCAATATGAGAAATAGGGCTGTGGAAGTTTTCCTGTTGGTTTTGCAGCATGCAGTCTGTAAATTGTTATTTTACAGAGAGTGAACAACAGTTTTGAGAACCTGAGGTGCTATCAATAGAGCACTTCAGATTTGCACATGAATGCCTTTCTACCTGCATGCCTCTTCAAAAAGTGCATAAATGTCTTCAGGTTACTTTATTGTGTGACCTCTTAGCCTGGAAAAGTGTGGAGTCTGTATGCAGGGATCATTACTTCTGCTTATGGAGCTACATAAAAGCCAGAAAAGAGAGCTTTGGCTCTACAGAAATAGAGTCAAACCCaaatatgtatgtgtgtgcatgtatatatattttcctTGAGGTAAAACTGAAATCTAAAGCAGAGATAAAAAGGCCTGTTTtctaaaaatggaaatggaaagctgTTCATTATTAATTGTTCAGCAAGGGGCACATAAGTCAAAAAGCATTTCCCTTTGAGTTTGAACGCCTCAGTCACCTGCTGCCACCCTTGGTCTTCACGTGCCCAGCACTGAATCTTTGTCTCAGAAATAGAGGAGGCTGCTAAATGGACAGAGAGATGCTTACAGAGAGTAAACCAAGACCATAAAAGAGGACATAAAATGGAAGtagcagaaaattaaaagataTGTTGACTGCTCGAGCATGCAGGAGCAAGTGGCCCAAGCTTAACTGTCTGCATTTAAATGTGTTAGAAGTAAGCAACTCTCAGAGcccaaaaaagaggaaagacagACAATCAAACCTTTTTAGGTGTGAGTTCAGAACCTTATTTGTGGGGCTGTATTTACTACCTGCTTGATGGCAGCTCTCCAAGTGCTTCCCCACAGTGTTCTGTGAAGGAAACCTTCCTGCAGACAAATCTTGAAAGGCTGAAATCTGTCTGCGTACACAGGACACCTCAGTGTTGTTCCCCTTGTCTTCCTCAGATCCTAAAGCAGTCcctgctcctctggagctgtCAGTGTGAGATTATTTTAGTTAGACAAAGAAATTGTAGGTTTGTGACATCCCTTTGGGTGTTCCCTGCGTTGAATTCTGCTTTTCTCCATTGCTCTTTCACTTGTGAGAGGTAAAGTCCTGGGCAAGCAGCACAGGAGAGACATGAGCAAGGTAAATGTTGGTAAAGCAATGAGAAAGAACCAGAAGAATTGGGAAgattttttccttcacaaaattttctttctggGGTACTGTAGATGAATATGGGGTTCTGATGAAATCTTTAGATCTGGAATACAGAATGAGTTAAATGAATCCTTGCATGCAAAAAGATCCCTGCTAGACTTAGAACTTTGCCACTTTTGTAATTCCTACTCTGTACCCTTACGTGCAGGTATCTTCTCTTTTCAGGTGTTCAGAAGGGAATCAGGTTGATTCTGTCAGACTCTGTCAAGTAAATTACTGTCAGTTCAGATTATTTTAACATAAAGAAAATCAGTTGACTTGGATGTATTAAATCAAGAGCCTAAtgaatttattttatctttacAGACTGTTGGGGATATTCTGGAAATGCGCCAGGAttggtaatttatttttttttccttcaaaatcaTTAAGATCACTCCTATTTCTACCATAATTTATTAGGATTCTGTTGCCATGTAGCAATGAAAACCATACACATCCTTTGTCTTCAAAAATGCAGGTTTTAACCTCCATGAAATAAGAGGGCAGGATATTGCTTAGATTAGCATCATGGAAACCCTGCATCTTCTCATGTCAGTTCATGTATCTAGTGTTATATTTTCAAAAGTCTTTTGCAATTCTTGCCACTTGAAACAACCAAAGGTGTATTTGTAACATGCAAAGAAATAGGTCATTTCTTATAAACTGCAGTCTGTTTGAAATTGTAATGGACtgttgaaaaaaacccagatattTACCTTATAGTAGTAAAACAACATGGAGTTCATAATGGATTGTGAACTTCTGTTGAAGCATAAatgtggttttttcctttcccttctttaCTCAGCTTCTGTGCACTTTTGAATTACACAAAGCTGTTCGTGTCAAGTGACATCTGCACACAGGCTGATCAGCTCTATCTGATTCTTGACATTTTCCCATAACATtggttttatatttattttaatcctTATCCTGAATTTATTTGGAGAAGGAAATTGGAATATGCAGCAGAAGTTTAGTCTTAACATTAAGTTACATCCAcgatttagggaaaaaaaactacAAACCCATCATCAGTGTTCAAATTGCATTGTTAATTCAGAGCAGAAACTTTGAACTTGTAATTCTAGATATTCCTACTTTTCATTGAACCTAAAGAAAGCCTTTATCATTCCCTTTCTGCATTCCTAGGCAGAGCATTTTACAGGATGTCAAAAAAGCATTGACACAAAAATCAGGGTTTTGGTGAAGACTGGTTGTTAAAATGATTGCAGATATTGTCCTATTTAGATAATAGACATAGCAGAACCAGTTTTAGTGCTGTAATTGAAAGATTCTGGGAAGGTGGCAGCTGTCAGAGATGAATTTTGAGCTATACCActgaaaacaaatgtaaaaattCAGCTGCATTAGGGTTTGTCTAAAGCTGAAAAGAGCGCCTCACCTTACCTTGCCATCTTCTTTGTAGCTAATGAAGTGCAAGGATTATTTTTTCAATTAGCTGTTTCTTCTGCAACTTGCATCTAGAGTGGACCACTGACTTTTTTTTAGACTAAGTGGAAATAGGCTTTGGAGATGATTCCTGTCATTTTATGTGTGTTAATCAAGTTAGCCAAGTGTAGGTTTTAAAAACGAAAATGTCTACTGGCTTCCTTTACATTTCACATCCCTGGTATGTTTAAACAACCTTTTCACATGTACATAAGATCTTAATCACTGGCAAGTGGTTACATATTTACAAAGTTGTGCAAAATAATGTTTAATCCTGCCACATGGTGATTTCTcttttaagaaaattaagagcAGAAAAGCATAACCCATATGAAAATTGTAATACCCTGAACCGTAGGAGTTGGACTTcctcaaaatttattttaaacagatGTGAGACTGCAGACATTAATTCGTTCAGTTATTTGAAGTTTAATTAAATATATGCCAGATCATGACAGAATCTTGTAATGTCACTGGGCAGTCAATGCTGTGTATGGGAGGTGTCACTGCaagtatttcatttttcttttactgtggAAAGTTTGTTCCCTCTGTGTCTAAAGGTCCCGCTGCtaaaagaaaatacttatttttcataaaaattgCACCATGCTAGACTTGGGAGccttggtgttttttttttttctccaatgtTTCTCTGAAAACCATGTCCCTGATAAGGTGGTTTGTAAAGACAAAAGACCTCACACAGCAAAGGGAGATTGAACTTTGCTTAAAGCAAACAGCCCCAACTCTGTCTTTGTACTCCTGGGTGTGTAAAAACAGGGATCTTCTCACTTGAAAGACACATTTCAGTATTAACTTTGGCAGTTCTGCAGGCTGGAGGTCTCTCCAAGCAGAATTCAGTGGAACCGTGAAGAATAAAGTTTAAGTGTAAAAACATCTTGCTAATTAATGGAGAAAGTGCTCATGTAAGCAGGTACCAGTCTGATTACTAGTACTGATGTTCCCCTGGTTGTGCTAGAGTTCCCCACCTgggaatcttttttttttcttggtgaaAAAGAGACCTGTGTAATGTTCTGTCCTAGACCAAATCAGTGGGAATAGATCTCTCATGAGTGCTTTTGCCACCAGGTAAAAGCCTATTAATGGAGTAAACTTAACTTTCCTCCACAGTTTGCCTTGGGAAACTGTGACACCAGTTTTAAAGAGTCAGAAAATAGAGGTGTCTGTGCAGCTTCTGTGATCTGCTGACCATTTTTATCATGGAAAACTGTGGACCAGACTCTCTCCACCTGCTAACAGTGTCTtagcaaagcaaaaaaaggcATCTGGCTCTgtctgggcagctgggagctcacagctctggctgctgtgtcACACCCTGCACAGAAGATTCACACTGCAGGTGGCAGGTACCAGGaccaggcagcaccagctgcaCTTCACCTGACACAGAacagctcctcagcagcctCAGAGGGGCAGAACCAGAAAAAATGGGGTGTCCTGGGCAGCTTTCCACTGCCTGCCCCCAACTTTGGCACTAGGAGGTAGCAGCAACATAAAACTGCACCTCAGTAAGAGTGGTTTGTAGTGAGATGGAAGCGCTTACATGGGTCTGTCACAGAGATCCAGAAtcagccagtgccaccccagccatggcagggacaccttcccctgtgccaggctgctccagccccagtgtccagcctggccttgggcactgccagggat
Encoded here:
- the TMEM167A gene encoding protein kish-A; this encodes MSAIFNFQSLLTVILLLICTCAYIRSLAPSLLDKNKSGLLGIFWKCARIGERKSPYVAVCCVVMAFSILFMQ